In Triplophysa rosa linkage group LG18, Trosa_1v2, whole genome shotgun sequence, a genomic segment contains:
- the usp42 gene encoding ubiquitin carboxyl-terminal hydrolase 42 isoform X2: MASGDGIAPPQKVLFPPERLCLKWNQSHRIGSGLQNLGNTCFLNSTLQCLTYTAPLANYMLTREHSKTCHEPGFCMMCTMQNHIIQVFANSGNVIKPIGVLNELKRIGKHFRFGSQEDAHEFLRYTVDAMQKSCLPGNKLDRQTQATTFVHQIFGGYLRSRVKCLNCKAVSDTFDPYLDISLEIKTAQTLTKAFEQFVKPEQLDGDNAYKCSKCKKMVTASKRFTIHRSSNVLTISLKRFANFNGGKITKDVRYTEHLDLRPFMSQSHGEPQVYALYAVLVHSGFSCHAGHYYCYIKASNGQWYQMNDSSVSLSDIRAVLNQQAYLLFYVRSPDLKNRSDFGQVNHTPGQSSPRPSIPLKMNGPQYTSTSFIGPQLPPHMTKNLSYVNGNGSSKDYQDYHSSSKPKRSFCGGTKMTSGLSLSSSSASSSSSSTSLSNPIVRPMGIPDSSKRPKLTFLIGQGKPVRPAQTQSNPNCSVSSISHTSSHTPTSSSASITTSDVPQAKQVNGTHTGAAFLVPYGQESSEESDQENGALKNGTAEPPKITNGNGVKDGVQAHNSSSLPQLTSKTNGSNGLSEAHGHGNGSGSAHKSQNGLPKANGFNHTDKVTGTSYVSSHKTNPSDSLNSQLGSQSSSNPPSTDLQQCSSPPSKRNELPSDSCSQSSSAHPSNDSSVSTTDNDQAVLKVESIQNHATHTAPGMSDLRVNHTVNRLHPGDGHTSPHKLKETRSCSEGETKESKPPHPCKLGSGDGRRSGEDHNRLVERPHFSSSMKDRDRYRQHRDYDDRNRNRYGHSHREHRPNRERSTSRERYYRDRNEERHWDRYTHHHREHYHYQRRPREERDRSRERRNDRIGHDAYRSSGHHSRDGVSSNRHHSRDGVSSNGHHSRDGVSSNGHHGADGGRGREVHTVSENSSRARSPRSVSPPPGHHKRKRSLSTDSSESSDECRVKKAKKKNRNKDKYRRSEEDPSEMNEDSSSKRHKKKKKKKKKKRWDEEKPHTGRDSTHKRDEHESRSRNGGESRHLSSESTHSSSQDHQMEDQQQLNGHKANGLSCSSGSEPDLCHNGLEKDVKHRNGTTVNSTKTHSHRNGDVECVFHRIPADV; encoded by the exons ATGGCCAGTGGGGATGGCATTGCTCCTCCTCAGAAGGTCCTCTTTCCCCCAGAGCGGCTTTGCTTGAAATGGAACCAGAGCCATCGCATTGGATCGGGTCTCCAGAACCTGGGAAACACTTGTTTCCTAAATTCAACCCTCCAGTGTTTAACATACACTGCTCCCCTTGCTAACTACATGCTGACCAGAGAGCATTCCAAAACAT GTCATGAGCCTGGGTTTTGCATGATGTGTACAATGCAAAATCACATCATCCAGGTGTTTGCCAACTCCGGAAACGTCATCAAGCCTATCGGGGTGCTTAATGAACTGAAAC GGATTGGAAAGCATTTCCGATTTGGAAGTCAAGAAGACGCCCATGAGTTTTTGAGGTATACAGTGGATGCTATGCAAAAGTCCTGCCTCCCTGGGAACAA aCTGGACAGGCAAACACAGGCTACCACTTTTGTACATCAAATATTTGGGGGTTATCTGAGATCCAGAG TCAAATGTTTGAATTGCAAAGCAGTCTCTGACACATTTGACCCTTATCTGGATATTTCACTGGAGATAAAG ACCGCTCAGACACTTACGAAGGCATTTGAACAGTTTGTTAAGCCTGAGCAACTGGATGGGGATAACGCTTACAAATGCTCCAA ATGTAAGAAAATGGTCACCGCCTCAAAGAGATTCACCATTCACCGCAGTTCTAATGTTCTTACCATCTCACTGAAGCGGTTTGCCAACTTTAATGGAGGAAAAATCACAAAG GATGTGAGATACACCGAGCATCTAGACTTGCGTCCATTCATGTCTCAGTCTCATGGGGAGCCGCAGGTCTATGCTCTGTATGctgtgctggttcattctgGTTTCAGTTGCCATGCTGGACATTACTACTGCTACATAAAG GCTAGCAATGGGCAGTGGTATCAGATGAACGACTCATCCGTATCTCTCAGTGATATTAGAGCAGTGCTTAACCAGCAGGCATACTTGCTGTTTTACGTCAG GTCACCTGATTTGAAAAACAGAAGTGACTTTGGCCAGGTGAACCATACACCGGGTCAGTCATCTCCACGACCATCCATTCCACTCAAGATGAATGGACCTCAGTACACCTCCACATCCTTCATCGGCCCTCAGTTGCCACCACATATGACGAAG AATTTGTCATATGTCAACGGAAACGGTTCCTCAAAGGACTACCAGGACTACCATAGTAGCTCAAAACCCAAGAGAAGCTTTTGTGGTGGGACCAAAATGACTTCTGGTCTGTCTCTTTCATCCTCCTCCGCATCGTCTTCTTCCTCTTCCACATCTCTATCCAACCCCATCGTTCGACCCATGGGCATTCCCGACTCGTCTAAGAGGCCGAAGTTGACGTTTCTCATAGGTCAGGGCAAGCCTGTGAGACCCGCCCAGACCCAGTCAAATCCTAATTGCTCCGTGTCTTCAATCTCTCACACATCCTCTCACACTCCCACATCCTCCAGCGCCTCAATAACTACCTCAGATGTCCCACAGGCCAAGCAGGTCAACGGAACTCACACTGGAGCTGCTTTTCTGGTCCCTTATGGTCAGGAGTCTTCAGAGGAATCTGACCAGGAGAATGGAGCCTTGAAGAACGGAACAGCTGAACCTCCCAAGATAACCAATGGGAATGGGGTAAAGGATGGAGTCCAAGCCCACAATTCTAGCTCACTGCCTCAGCTTACCTCGAAGACAAACGGATCCAACGGCTTGTCGGAGGCGCACGGGCACGGAAATGGCTCAGGATCTGCCCATAAATCTCAGAATGGCCTTCCCAAAGCCAATGGTTTTAATCACACTGATAAG GTTACAGGTACTTCATATGTCTCGTCTCATAAAACTAATCCATCTGATAGTCTGAACTCGCAGTTGGGTTCGCAGTCAAG CTCCAATCCACCAAGTACAGACCTTCAACAATGTTCCTCACCTCCAAGCAAAAGGAATGAACTTCCATCAGACTCTTGTTCTCAGTCTTCTTCTGCACATCCATCAAATGACTCCTCGGTCTCGACGACGGACAATGACCAAGCAGTCTTAAAGGTTGAGTCGATTCAGAACCATGCCACCCATACAGCACCTGGCATGTCAGACCTTCGGGTCAACCATACCGTCAACCGCCTCCATCCGGGTGATGGTCACACGAGCCCACACAAGTTAAAAGAGACACGCAGTTGCTCGGAAGGTGAAACTAAAGAGTCAAAACCACCACACCCATGCAAGTTAGGATCTGGTGATGGAAGAAGATCAGGTGAAGACCACAATAGGCTTGTAGAGCGTCCACACTTTTCATCCTCCATGAAAGACAGGGATAGATACAGACAACATAGGGACTATGATGACAGGAACAGGAACCGCTACGGGCACAGCCATCGAGAGCATCGTCCCAACAGGGAACGTTCTACCAGCAGGGAGCGCTATTATAGAGATCGCAATGAGGAACGACACTGGGACAGGTACACACACCACCATCGTGAGCACTATCATTATCAAAGAAGACCCAGGGAGGAACGGGATCGCAGTAGAGAGAGGAGAAACGATAGGATTGGACATGACGCTTATCGTTCTTCAGGACATCACAGCAGGGATGGGGTTTCCAGCAACAGGCATCACAGCAGGGATGGGGTTTCCAGCAATGGGCATCACAGCAGGGATGGGGTTTCCAGCAATGGGCATCATGGGGCAGATGGTGGCAGAGGAAGGGAAGTCCATACGGTCAGCGAAAACAGCTCAAGAGCCAGATCTCCACGTTCTGTCAGCCCACCGCCTGGGCATCACAAGAGGAAACGCAGCTTGTCAACGGATTCAAGCGAAAGCTCAGATGAGTGCCGGGTGAAGAAAGCCAAAAAAAAGAATAGGAACAAAGACAAATACAG ACGCTCAGAGGAAGACCCTTCAGAGATGAATGAGGACAGCAGCTCTAAGAGAcataagaagaagaagaaaaagaaaaagaagaagaggTGGGACGAGGAGAAGCCTCACACCGGGAGAGACAGCACTCATAAGCGGGACGAACACGAGTCTAGATCGAGAAACGGTGGAGAAAGTCGTCATCTCAGCTCTGAATCTACTCACAGCAGCAGCCAAGATCATCAAATGGAGGACCAGCAACAGCTCAATGGACATAAAG CAAATGGTTTGAGCTGTTCCAGTGGAAGTGAACCTGACCTCTGTCACAATGGACTGGAGAAAGATGTGAAACACAGAAACGGTACCACTGTCAACAGCACAAAGACACACTCGCATAGAAATGGAGATGTTGAGTGTGTCTTCCACCGAATCCCTGCAGATGTTTAA
- the usp42 gene encoding ubiquitin carboxyl-terminal hydrolase 42 isoform X1, with translation MTIVDKPPEKPDLESVRFKHSSSLTPFSCRDMESSSSSWSVGPSATDISRAKTVCMAPNIGATVNGSNNTSLQVDRPREQVVMASGDGIAPPQKVLFPPERLCLKWNQSHRIGSGLQNLGNTCFLNSTLQCLTYTAPLANYMLTREHSKTCHEPGFCMMCTMQNHIIQVFANSGNVIKPIGVLNELKRIGKHFRFGSQEDAHEFLRYTVDAMQKSCLPGNKLDRQTQATTFVHQIFGGYLRSRVKCLNCKAVSDTFDPYLDISLEIKTAQTLTKAFEQFVKPEQLDGDNAYKCSKCKKMVTASKRFTIHRSSNVLTISLKRFANFNGGKITKDVRYTEHLDLRPFMSQSHGEPQVYALYAVLVHSGFSCHAGHYYCYIKASNGQWYQMNDSSVSLSDIRAVLNQQAYLLFYVRSPDLKNRSDFGQVNHTPGQSSPRPSIPLKMNGPQYTSTSFIGPQLPPHMTKNLSYVNGNGSSKDYQDYHSSSKPKRSFCGGTKMTSGLSLSSSSASSSSSSTSLSNPIVRPMGIPDSSKRPKLTFLIGQGKPVRPAQTQSNPNCSVSSISHTSSHTPTSSSASITTSDVPQAKQVNGTHTGAAFLVPYGQESSEESDQENGALKNGTAEPPKITNGNGVKDGVQAHNSSSLPQLTSKTNGSNGLSEAHGHGNGSGSAHKSQNGLPKANGFNHTDKVTGTSYVSSHKTNPSDSLNSQLGSQSSSNPPSTDLQQCSSPPSKRNELPSDSCSQSSSAHPSNDSSVSTTDNDQAVLKVESIQNHATHTAPGMSDLRVNHTVNRLHPGDGHTSPHKLKETRSCSEGETKESKPPHPCKLGSGDGRRSGEDHNRLVERPHFSSSMKDRDRYRQHRDYDDRNRNRYGHSHREHRPNRERSTSRERYYRDRNEERHWDRYTHHHREHYHYQRRPREERDRSRERRNDRIGHDAYRSSGHHSRDGVSSNRHHSRDGVSSNGHHSRDGVSSNGHHGADGGRGREVHTVSENSSRARSPRSVSPPPGHHKRKRSLSTDSSESSDECRVKKAKKKNRNKDKYRRSEEDPSEMNEDSSSKRHKKKKKKKKKKRWDEEKPHTGRDSTHKRDEHESRSRNGGESRHLSSESTHSSSQDHQMEDQQQLNGHKANGLSCSSGSEPDLCHNGLEKDVKHRNGTTVNSTKTHSHRNGDVECVFHRIPADV, from the exons ATGACCATAGTTGACAAACCTCCAGAGAAACCTGACCTGGAGTCAGTGCGGTTCAAGCACTCCAGCTCCCTCACACCTTTCTCCTGCAGAGACATGGAGAGCAGTAGTTCGAGCTGGAGTGTTGGTCCCTCTGCTACAGACATTTCGAGGGCCAAAACTGTTTGCATGGCCCCAAACATTGGAGCGACTGTGAATGGAAGTAACAACACGTCTCTCCAAGTTGACAGGCCCCGGGAACAAG TTGTGATGGCCAGTGGGGATGGCATTGCTCCTCCTCAGAAGGTCCTCTTTCCCCCAGAGCGGCTTTGCTTGAAATGGAACCAGAGCCATCGCATTGGATCGGGTCTCCAGAACCTGGGAAACACTTGTTTCCTAAATTCAACCCTCCAGTGTTTAACATACACTGCTCCCCTTGCTAACTACATGCTGACCAGAGAGCATTCCAAAACAT GTCATGAGCCTGGGTTTTGCATGATGTGTACAATGCAAAATCACATCATCCAGGTGTTTGCCAACTCCGGAAACGTCATCAAGCCTATCGGGGTGCTTAATGAACTGAAAC GGATTGGAAAGCATTTCCGATTTGGAAGTCAAGAAGACGCCCATGAGTTTTTGAGGTATACAGTGGATGCTATGCAAAAGTCCTGCCTCCCTGGGAACAA aCTGGACAGGCAAACACAGGCTACCACTTTTGTACATCAAATATTTGGGGGTTATCTGAGATCCAGAG TCAAATGTTTGAATTGCAAAGCAGTCTCTGACACATTTGACCCTTATCTGGATATTTCACTGGAGATAAAG ACCGCTCAGACACTTACGAAGGCATTTGAACAGTTTGTTAAGCCTGAGCAACTGGATGGGGATAACGCTTACAAATGCTCCAA ATGTAAGAAAATGGTCACCGCCTCAAAGAGATTCACCATTCACCGCAGTTCTAATGTTCTTACCATCTCACTGAAGCGGTTTGCCAACTTTAATGGAGGAAAAATCACAAAG GATGTGAGATACACCGAGCATCTAGACTTGCGTCCATTCATGTCTCAGTCTCATGGGGAGCCGCAGGTCTATGCTCTGTATGctgtgctggttcattctgGTTTCAGTTGCCATGCTGGACATTACTACTGCTACATAAAG GCTAGCAATGGGCAGTGGTATCAGATGAACGACTCATCCGTATCTCTCAGTGATATTAGAGCAGTGCTTAACCAGCAGGCATACTTGCTGTTTTACGTCAG GTCACCTGATTTGAAAAACAGAAGTGACTTTGGCCAGGTGAACCATACACCGGGTCAGTCATCTCCACGACCATCCATTCCACTCAAGATGAATGGACCTCAGTACACCTCCACATCCTTCATCGGCCCTCAGTTGCCACCACATATGACGAAG AATTTGTCATATGTCAACGGAAACGGTTCCTCAAAGGACTACCAGGACTACCATAGTAGCTCAAAACCCAAGAGAAGCTTTTGTGGTGGGACCAAAATGACTTCTGGTCTGTCTCTTTCATCCTCCTCCGCATCGTCTTCTTCCTCTTCCACATCTCTATCCAACCCCATCGTTCGACCCATGGGCATTCCCGACTCGTCTAAGAGGCCGAAGTTGACGTTTCTCATAGGTCAGGGCAAGCCTGTGAGACCCGCCCAGACCCAGTCAAATCCTAATTGCTCCGTGTCTTCAATCTCTCACACATCCTCTCACACTCCCACATCCTCCAGCGCCTCAATAACTACCTCAGATGTCCCACAGGCCAAGCAGGTCAACGGAACTCACACTGGAGCTGCTTTTCTGGTCCCTTATGGTCAGGAGTCTTCAGAGGAATCTGACCAGGAGAATGGAGCCTTGAAGAACGGAACAGCTGAACCTCCCAAGATAACCAATGGGAATGGGGTAAAGGATGGAGTCCAAGCCCACAATTCTAGCTCACTGCCTCAGCTTACCTCGAAGACAAACGGATCCAACGGCTTGTCGGAGGCGCACGGGCACGGAAATGGCTCAGGATCTGCCCATAAATCTCAGAATGGCCTTCCCAAAGCCAATGGTTTTAATCACACTGATAAG GTTACAGGTACTTCATATGTCTCGTCTCATAAAACTAATCCATCTGATAGTCTGAACTCGCAGTTGGGTTCGCAGTCAAG CTCCAATCCACCAAGTACAGACCTTCAACAATGTTCCTCACCTCCAAGCAAAAGGAATGAACTTCCATCAGACTCTTGTTCTCAGTCTTCTTCTGCACATCCATCAAATGACTCCTCGGTCTCGACGACGGACAATGACCAAGCAGTCTTAAAGGTTGAGTCGATTCAGAACCATGCCACCCATACAGCACCTGGCATGTCAGACCTTCGGGTCAACCATACCGTCAACCGCCTCCATCCGGGTGATGGTCACACGAGCCCACACAAGTTAAAAGAGACACGCAGTTGCTCGGAAGGTGAAACTAAAGAGTCAAAACCACCACACCCATGCAAGTTAGGATCTGGTGATGGAAGAAGATCAGGTGAAGACCACAATAGGCTTGTAGAGCGTCCACACTTTTCATCCTCCATGAAAGACAGGGATAGATACAGACAACATAGGGACTATGATGACAGGAACAGGAACCGCTACGGGCACAGCCATCGAGAGCATCGTCCCAACAGGGAACGTTCTACCAGCAGGGAGCGCTATTATAGAGATCGCAATGAGGAACGACACTGGGACAGGTACACACACCACCATCGTGAGCACTATCATTATCAAAGAAGACCCAGGGAGGAACGGGATCGCAGTAGAGAGAGGAGAAACGATAGGATTGGACATGACGCTTATCGTTCTTCAGGACATCACAGCAGGGATGGGGTTTCCAGCAACAGGCATCACAGCAGGGATGGGGTTTCCAGCAATGGGCATCACAGCAGGGATGGGGTTTCCAGCAATGGGCATCATGGGGCAGATGGTGGCAGAGGAAGGGAAGTCCATACGGTCAGCGAAAACAGCTCAAGAGCCAGATCTCCACGTTCTGTCAGCCCACCGCCTGGGCATCACAAGAGGAAACGCAGCTTGTCAACGGATTCAAGCGAAAGCTCAGATGAGTGCCGGGTGAAGAAAGCCAAAAAAAAGAATAGGAACAAAGACAAATACAG ACGCTCAGAGGAAGACCCTTCAGAGATGAATGAGGACAGCAGCTCTAAGAGAcataagaagaagaagaaaaagaaaaagaagaagaggTGGGACGAGGAGAAGCCTCACACCGGGAGAGACAGCACTCATAAGCGGGACGAACACGAGTCTAGATCGAGAAACGGTGGAGAAAGTCGTCATCTCAGCTCTGAATCTACTCACAGCAGCAGCCAAGATCATCAAATGGAGGACCAGCAACAGCTCAATGGACATAAAG CAAATGGTTTGAGCTGTTCCAGTGGAAGTGAACCTGACCTCTGTCACAATGGACTGGAGAAAGATGTGAAACACAGAAACGGTACCACTGTCAACAGCACAAAGACACACTCGCATAGAAATGGAGATGTTGAGTGTGTCTTCCACCGAATCCCTGCAGATGTTTAA